A window from Telopea speciosissima isolate NSW1024214 ecotype Mountain lineage chromosome 8, Tspe_v1, whole genome shotgun sequence encodes these proteins:
- the LOC122638304 gene encoding DEAD-box ATP-dependent RNA helicase 40-like isoform X1, giving the protein MNIAGRVMPNLNNHEVTARIPAFSNSATMRRPRMLSSSDNGNLSPVEVYCQQHEVTATGDNVPAPFMTFEATGFPPEILKEIRFAGFSSPTPIQAQTWPIALQSRDIVAIAKTGSGKTLGYLIPAFIHLMQCRNNSQKGPKVLVLAPTRELATQIQDEVIKFGRSSRVSCTCLYGGAPKGPQLRELDRGADIVVATPGRLNDILEMKKIDFHEVSLLVLDEADRMLDMGFEPQIRQIVNEIPPRRQTLMYTATWPKEVRKIAGDLLVNPVQVNIGSVDELAANKAITQYVEIVPQLEKQRRLEEIIKAQEHGSKIIIFCSTKRLCDQLARSIGRIFGAAAIHGDKSQGERDWVLNQFRSGKSPILVATDVAARGLDIKNIRVVINYDFPMGIGDYVHRIGRTGRAGATGVSYTFFSDQDWKYAADLIKVLEGANQQVPPELREMAVRGGPIIGKGRNGMSRWDSGGGRWDSGGRGGFVSRGGRNDFFNGRGNRGRGFGGPGRGRHERGPRDRYESMNGRGRYDNRKADRNRGSSNSRNYSRSPEMARTWDYDRSRSRSRSRSRSRSWSRSRSRSHSSSSHEAHDRYEKSRGQKNDLGPMEPKFVAPEESRMSPMSTGATEGGSFLGVELAVQQPVGDGTGPGYPVMVAEPGYQPAAEP; this is encoded by the exons ATGAATATAGCAGGCAGAGTAATGCCTAACTTGAACAATCATGAAGTTACTGCCAGAATTCCAGCTTTTTCTAACAGTGCAACTATGAGGCGTCCAAGGATGCTTAGCTCCTCAGACAATGGAAATCTCTCACCTGTTGAAGTATACTGTCAACAACACGAAGTTACTGCAACG GGTGACAATGTTCCTGCTCCCTTCATGACCTTTGAAGCCACTGGTTTCCCTCCAGAGATACTCAAAGAG ATACGTTTTGCTGGCTTCTCTTCTCCAACGCCAATACAGGCGCAGACATGGCCGATTGCACTACAGAGTAGGGACATAGTGGCCATTGCCAAAACGGGTTCTGGGAAGACCTTGGGCTATCTCATTCCTGCCTTTATTCATCTGATGCAATGCCGAAATAACTCTCAGAAGGGTCCAAAGGTATTGGTTCTGGCTCCTACACGTGAGCTTGCAACACAAATACAAGATGAGGTTATCAAGTTTGGTCGTTCTTCTAGAGTCTCATGTACT TGTTTGTATGGTGGAGCTCCAAAGGGTCCTCAGCTTAGAGAATTAGATCGAGGGGCAGATATTGTTGTTGCCACCCCCGGTCGGCTCAATGATATCcttgagatgaagaagattgaCTTTCATGAAGTTTCTCTCCTTGTTCTTGATGAGGCAGATCGAATGCTTGATATGGGCTTTGAACCTCAAATCCGCCAAATTGTGAATGAGATACCCCCACGTAGACAGACTCTCATGTACACAGCGACCTGGCCGAAGGAGGTCAGGAAAATAGCAGGAGATCTACTCGTTAATCCTGTTCAGGTGAACATTGGCAGTGTTGATGAACTTGCAGCAAACAAGGCCATCACACAG TATGTGGAGATAGTCCCCCAATTGGAGAAACAGAGGCGCTTAGAAGAGATTATTAAAGCCCAAGAACATGGGTCGAAGATCATAATCTTCTGCTCAACGAAGAGGTTGTGTGACCAGCTTGCACGCAGTATTGGCCGCATTTTTGGTGCTGCTGCAATTCATGGAGACAAATCTCAGGGTGAGAGGGACTGGGTTCTCAATCAGTTCCGGAGTGGGAAGTCTCCAATACTGGTTGCCACAGATGTGGCTGCTCGAGGGCTTGACATTAAGAACATCAG GGTTGTGATCAACTATGATTTTCCAATGGGAATAGGAGATTACGTCCACCGAATTGGAAGAACTGGGAGGGCTGGTGCAACAGGGGTTTCATATACCTTCTTTTCTGATCAGGATTGGAAGTATGCAGCTGATCTGATAAAGGTTTTGGAGGGGGCCAACCAGCAAGTTCCACCTGAACTGCGAGAGATGGCTGTACGTGGTGGGCCCATCATTGGCAAGGGGCGGAATGGGATGAGTCGTTGGGATTCTGGTGGTGGGCGTTGGGATTCTGGAGGTCGTGGTGGCTTTGTTTCCCGTGGTGGGAGGAATGACTTTTTTAATGGAAGGGGAAATCGTGGGCGGGGATTTGGTGGGCCTGGTAGGGGGAGGCATGAACGGGGACCACGTGATCGTTACGAAAGTATGAATGGGAGGGGGCGATATGATAATAGAAAAGCAGATAGGAATCGGGGTAGCAGTAATAGCAGGAATTACAGTCGCAGCCCTGAAATGGCTCGCACCTGGGATTATGacagaagcagaagcagaagcagaagccggagcaggagcaggagttGGTCCCGTAGTCGCAGTAGGAGCCACAGCAGTAGCAGCCATGAGGCCCATGACCGATATGAGAAATCACGTGGACAGAAGAATGACCTTGGTCCTATGGAACCAAAATTTGTTGCTCCAGAAGAATCAAGAATGTCCCCCATGTCCACTGGAGCAACAGAAGGTGGCTCATTCTTGGGAGTTGAGCTTGCAGTTCAGCAGCCTGTAGGTGATGGTACTGGACCTGGTTATCCTGTGATGGTAGCAGAGCCAGGTTATCAGCCAGCAGCTGAACCTTAG
- the LOC122638304 gene encoding DEAD-box ATP-dependent RNA helicase 40-like isoform X2 gives MTHDEAGVPASSLRYLVWNAPLLPQVASIRFAGFSSPTPIQAQTWPIALQSRDIVAIAKTGSGKTLGYLIPAFIHLMQCRNNSQKGPKVLVLAPTRELATQIQDEVIKFGRSSRVSCTCLYGGAPKGPQLRELDRGADIVVATPGRLNDILEMKKIDFHEVSLLVLDEADRMLDMGFEPQIRQIVNEIPPRRQTLMYTATWPKEVRKIAGDLLVNPVQVNIGSVDELAANKAITQYVEIVPQLEKQRRLEEIIKAQEHGSKIIIFCSTKRLCDQLARSIGRIFGAAAIHGDKSQGERDWVLNQFRSGKSPILVATDVAARGLDIKNIRVVINYDFPMGIGDYVHRIGRTGRAGATGVSYTFFSDQDWKYAADLIKVLEGANQQVPPELREMAVRGGPIIGKGRNGMSRWDSGGGRWDSGGRGGFVSRGGRNDFFNGRGNRGRGFGGPGRGRHERGPRDRYESMNGRGRYDNRKADRNRGSSNSRNYSRSPEMARTWDYDRSRSRSRSRSRSRSWSRSRSRSHSSSSHEAHDRYEKSRGQKNDLGPMEPKFVAPEESRMSPMSTGATEGGSFLGVELAVQQPVGDGTGPGYPVMVAEPGYQPAAEP, from the exons ATGACACATGATGAGGCTGGGGTTCCTGCTTCTTCACTCCGCTACTTGGTCTGGAATGCCCCTTTGCTGCCTCAAGTTGCTTCA ATACGTTTTGCTGGCTTCTCTTCTCCAACGCCAATACAGGCGCAGACATGGCCGATTGCACTACAGAGTAGGGACATAGTGGCCATTGCCAAAACGGGTTCTGGGAAGACCTTGGGCTATCTCATTCCTGCCTTTATTCATCTGATGCAATGCCGAAATAACTCTCAGAAGGGTCCAAAGGTATTGGTTCTGGCTCCTACACGTGAGCTTGCAACACAAATACAAGATGAGGTTATCAAGTTTGGTCGTTCTTCTAGAGTCTCATGTACT TGTTTGTATGGTGGAGCTCCAAAGGGTCCTCAGCTTAGAGAATTAGATCGAGGGGCAGATATTGTTGTTGCCACCCCCGGTCGGCTCAATGATATCcttgagatgaagaagattgaCTTTCATGAAGTTTCTCTCCTTGTTCTTGATGAGGCAGATCGAATGCTTGATATGGGCTTTGAACCTCAAATCCGCCAAATTGTGAATGAGATACCCCCACGTAGACAGACTCTCATGTACACAGCGACCTGGCCGAAGGAGGTCAGGAAAATAGCAGGAGATCTACTCGTTAATCCTGTTCAGGTGAACATTGGCAGTGTTGATGAACTTGCAGCAAACAAGGCCATCACACAG TATGTGGAGATAGTCCCCCAATTGGAGAAACAGAGGCGCTTAGAAGAGATTATTAAAGCCCAAGAACATGGGTCGAAGATCATAATCTTCTGCTCAACGAAGAGGTTGTGTGACCAGCTTGCACGCAGTATTGGCCGCATTTTTGGTGCTGCTGCAATTCATGGAGACAAATCTCAGGGTGAGAGGGACTGGGTTCTCAATCAGTTCCGGAGTGGGAAGTCTCCAATACTGGTTGCCACAGATGTGGCTGCTCGAGGGCTTGACATTAAGAACATCAG GGTTGTGATCAACTATGATTTTCCAATGGGAATAGGAGATTACGTCCACCGAATTGGAAGAACTGGGAGGGCTGGTGCAACAGGGGTTTCATATACCTTCTTTTCTGATCAGGATTGGAAGTATGCAGCTGATCTGATAAAGGTTTTGGAGGGGGCCAACCAGCAAGTTCCACCTGAACTGCGAGAGATGGCTGTACGTGGTGGGCCCATCATTGGCAAGGGGCGGAATGGGATGAGTCGTTGGGATTCTGGTGGTGGGCGTTGGGATTCTGGAGGTCGTGGTGGCTTTGTTTCCCGTGGTGGGAGGAATGACTTTTTTAATGGAAGGGGAAATCGTGGGCGGGGATTTGGTGGGCCTGGTAGGGGGAGGCATGAACGGGGACCACGTGATCGTTACGAAAGTATGAATGGGAGGGGGCGATATGATAATAGAAAAGCAGATAGGAATCGGGGTAGCAGTAATAGCAGGAATTACAGTCGCAGCCCTGAAATGGCTCGCACCTGGGATTATGacagaagcagaagcagaagcagaagccggagcaggagcaggagttGGTCCCGTAGTCGCAGTAGGAGCCACAGCAGTAGCAGCCATGAGGCCCATGACCGATATGAGAAATCACGTGGACAGAAGAATGACCTTGGTCCTATGGAACCAAAATTTGTTGCTCCAGAAGAATCAAGAATGTCCCCCATGTCCACTGGAGCAACAGAAGGTGGCTCATTCTTGGGAGTTGAGCTTGCAGTTCAGCAGCCTGTAGGTGATGGTACTGGACCTGGTTATCCTGTGATGGTAGCAGAGCCAGGTTATCAGCCAGCAGCTGAACCTTAG